In the Styela clava chromosome 8, kaStyClav1.hap1.2, whole genome shotgun sequence genome, one interval contains:
- the LOC120345733 gene encoding eukaryotic translation initiation factor 3 subunit J-A-like isoform X2, with protein sequence MADWEDEDFEPPTIDKPVAPATDLWEGEDEEDDIKDNWDDEEEEKKPETPNQAAGEPKKSTKKALSKKLKEKEEQAARAAEAKRLAALAEKTPEEIMADKLMAQKLSEESDFEVAKDTFGVTSADLITIDNCDPRTKEDFINFEKLISEKFSKYESSPHYQSFLETLFRNSCLSLDAESLKKLISSLNVLQSEKAKQERQKKGGKKTNKAKLTGGTKGGGKDEFIDYSAYDEMEDFM encoded by the exons ATGGCTGATTGGG AAGATGAAGATTTTGAACCTCCAACTATTGACAAACCCGTTGCGCCAGCTACTGATCTGTGGGAGGGAGAAGATGAAGAGGATGACATCAAAGATAACTGGGATGATGAAGAGGAAGAGAAAAAGCCAGAAACACCGAATCAAG CTGCAGGAGAACCAAAGAAAAGTACAAAAAAGGCACTGTCTAAGAAACTAAAGGAAAAAGAAGAACAAGCAGCTAGAGCAGCAGAGGCAAAAAGGCTGGCAGCACTTGCAGAGAAAACGCCAGAAGAAATTATGGCTGACAAGTTGATGGCTCAAAAGTTATCTGAAGAATCTGATTTTGAAGTTGCTAAAGATACATTCG gtgtAACGTCTGCTGATTTGATCACAATAGACAATTGTGATCCAAGAACTAAAGAAGATTTCATAAATTTCGAAAAgttaatttcagaaaaattctcaaaatatgAATCGTCTCCGCATTATCAATCCTTCCTTGAAACCTTATTTCGGAATTCTTGCTTAAGTC TTGATGCCGAATCTTTGAAGAAACTCATAAGTTCTTTGAATGTTTTACAAAGTGAAAAAGCAAAACAAGAAAGG CAAAAGAAGGGTGGCAAAAAGACAAATAAGGCCAAACTCACTGGTGGAACAAAAGGAGGTGGGAAGGATGAATTTATTGACTATTCAGCATATGATGAAATGGAAGATTTTATGTGA
- the LOC120345733 gene encoding eukaryotic translation initiation factor 3 subunit J-like isoform X1, which produces MADWEDEDFEPPTIDKPVAPATDLWEGEDEEDDIKDNWDDEEEEKKPETPNQAAAAGEPKKSTKKALSKKLKEKEEQAARAAEAKRLAALAEKTPEEIMADKLMAQKLSEESDFEVAKDTFGVTSADLITIDNCDPRTKEDFINFEKLISEKFSKYESSPHYQSFLETLFRNSCLSLDAESLKKLISSLNVLQSEKAKQERQKKGGKKTNKAKLTGGTKGGGKDEFIDYSAYDEMEDFM; this is translated from the exons ATGGCTGATTGGG AAGATGAAGATTTTGAACCTCCAACTATTGACAAACCCGTTGCGCCAGCTACTGATCTGTGGGAGGGAGAAGATGAAGAGGATGACATCAAAGATAACTGGGATGATGAAGAGGAAGAGAAAAAGCCAGAAACACCGAATCAAG CTGCAGCTGCAGGAGAACCAAAGAAAAGTACAAAAAAGGCACTGTCTAAGAAACTAAAGGAAAAAGAAGAACAAGCAGCTAGAGCAGCAGAGGCAAAAAGGCTGGCAGCACTTGCAGAGAAAACGCCAGAAGAAATTATGGCTGACAAGTTGATGGCTCAAAAGTTATCTGAAGAATCTGATTTTGAAGTTGCTAAAGATACATTCG gtgtAACGTCTGCTGATTTGATCACAATAGACAATTGTGATCCAAGAACTAAAGAAGATTTCATAAATTTCGAAAAgttaatttcagaaaaattctcaaaatatgAATCGTCTCCGCATTATCAATCCTTCCTTGAAACCTTATTTCGGAATTCTTGCTTAAGTC TTGATGCCGAATCTTTGAAGAAACTCATAAGTTCTTTGAATGTTTTACAAAGTGAAAAAGCAAAACAAGAAAGG CAAAAGAAGGGTGGCAAAAAGACAAATAAGGCCAAACTCACTGGTGGAACAAAAGGAGGTGGGAAGGATGAATTTATTGACTATTCAGCATATGATGAAATGGAAGATTTTATGTGA
- the LOC120345732 gene encoding cathepsin D-like, producing the protein MKFSVLLLVFVVAFCDAGQVVKLGKMRRLSDKLREEGFVYTGSLNNKYTIGGTKDTATLPMTNYLNAQYFGRIDIGNPPQSFDVIFDTGSSNLWIPSFPCGSNIPCYIHGGYDSDVSSTYEEDGDHFEIRYGTGSMEGFESRDDVAIAGLVAKNQTFAEATVEPGITFVAAQFAGILGLGYPTISVNGIKPVFNTMIDDGVVDKPQFSFYLNRNPNDALGGELYLGGVDESRYTGDFIWHDVTRQAYWELHMDSMTVHTGHNCALGCELERPTACVGGCRAIVDSGTSLIAGPAAEIRAINEAIGAIRFVLGEWLVICSRIPDMPDVDIVLSGIIYTLTPEDYVLQITQDGQTSCISSFYEFDIPPPAGPLWILGDSFMGKYYTTFDFATNRIGIATLVK; encoded by the exons ATGAAGTTTTCTGTTCTTTTGCTTGTTTTTGTCGTCGCTTTTTGCGATGCCGGACAAGT TGTGAAACTGGGGAAAATGAGAAGACTGAGCGACAAACTTAGAGAGGAAGGTTTTGTCTACACGGGTTCTCTCAACAACAAATACACGATCGGAGGAACAAAAGACACGGCGACATTACCAATGACGAATTACTTGAAT GCTCAGTACTTTGGAAGGATTGATATTGGAAATCCACCGCAAAGTTTTGATGTTATATTTGACACTGGATCTTCCAATCTCTGGATACCATCGTTTCCATGTGGAAGCAATATTCCTTGCT ATATCCATGGAGGATACGACAGCGATGTGTCATCAACCTACGAGGAAGATGGCGATCATTTCGAAATTCGATACGGAACAGGATCGATGGAGGGATTCGAAAGCAGAGATGATGTTGCC ATTGCTGGACTTGTAGCAAAAAATCAGACTTTTGCGGAAGCTACTGTAGAGCCAGGTATCACATTTGTAGCCGCCCAGTTTGCAGGAATTTTGGGTTTGGGATACCCAACTATTTCTGTGAACGGTATTAAACCGGTTTTCAATACCATGATTGACGATGGCGTTGTAGACAAGCCACAATTTTCGTTTTATCTCAATCG AAATCCAAATGATGCCTTAGGAGGGGAACTTTACCTTGGAGGGGTCGATGAGAGCCGTTATACCGGAGACTTTATATGGCACGACGTAACTAGacag GCTTATTGGGAACTCCACATGGATTCAATGACTGTACACACCGGCCATAATTGTGCTCTCGGTTGCGAA CTGGAAAGACCAACTGCATGCGTCGGTGGATGTCGG GCAATTGTTGATTCAGGCACGTCTTTGATCGCTGGTCCTGCAGCAGAAATCAGAGCAATCAATGAAGCTATCGGTGCTATACGATTCGTTCTAGGGGAG TGGTTAGTGATATGTAGCAGAATTCCAGACATGCCCGATGTGGATATAGTATTGAGTGGAATTATTTATACTTTGACCCCGGAAGACTACGTATTACAg ATCACACAGGACGGCCAGACATCTTGCATTTCGTCATTCTACGAGTTTGATATTCCTCCACCAGCCGGGCCGCTCTGGATTCTGGGTGATTCCTTCATGGGAAAATACTACACCACCTTTGATTTCGCAACAAACAGAATTGGCATTGCTACGCTTGTTAAATAA